One window of Xanthomonas sp. 10-10 genomic DNA carries:
- a CDS encoding DUF6065 family protein, giving the protein MKLIAHVLDGHTLDIRPAPHARDWMDATDQRYAYRCLPLAIANAHGWELLCQSGFEASWDGRDGLDALRIVADEGSVAPAISHFGYGVLTFHVPCLFRTDAGVDLFVTGPLNRPKDGIGALSGLVETDWSPYTFTMNWRFTRPGQVRFDAGEPFCHLFPLQRQLIEQVQPRWMPLSEAPELAQQHADWTRSRTRFLDELPDTQSAAAREKWQRGYFRGVAGPEQTVVPGHRARLRLPMFRRAGSDDDAAAD; this is encoded by the coding sequence ATGAAGCTCATCGCCCACGTTCTGGATGGCCACACGCTGGACATCCGCCCTGCCCCGCATGCGCGCGACTGGATGGACGCCACCGATCAACGCTATGCATACCGCTGCCTGCCACTGGCGATCGCGAACGCGCATGGCTGGGAGCTGCTGTGCCAGTCCGGTTTCGAGGCCAGTTGGGATGGGCGCGATGGGCTGGATGCACTCCGGATCGTTGCCGATGAAGGCAGCGTGGCGCCGGCGATCAGCCACTTCGGCTACGGCGTGCTGACCTTTCATGTGCCCTGCCTGTTTCGCACCGACGCAGGCGTCGACCTGTTCGTCACCGGCCCGTTGAACCGGCCCAAGGACGGCATCGGCGCGTTGAGCGGCCTGGTGGAAACCGACTGGAGCCCATACACCTTCACCATGAACTGGCGCTTCACCCGACCTGGCCAGGTGCGCTTCGACGCGGGCGAGCCGTTCTGCCATCTGTTCCCGCTGCAGCGGCAGCTGATCGAACAGGTGCAGCCGCGGTGGATGCCGCTCTCCGAGGCGCCGGAACTGGCGCAGCAGCACGCCGACTGGACCCGCAGCCGCACGCGCTTTCTGGATGAGCTGCCGGATACGCAATCGGCCGCGGCGCGCGAGAAATGGCAGCGGGGGTATTTCCGCGGCGTGGCCGGACCGGAGCAGACGGTGGTACCGGGCCATCGCGCGCGGCTACGGCTGCCGATGTTCAGGCGTGCCGGCAGCGACGACGACGCTGCAGCCGACTGA
- the rng gene encoding ribonuclease G: MSEEILVNVTPRETRVAVIENGMLQELHIERGWRRGVVGNIYKGKVQRVMPGMQAAFVEVGLERAAFLHANDVVRPAPAPASVVDTEETPIPPPPAAAVPIVELLRDGQDIVVQVVKDPIGTKGARLTTQISIPSRYLVLLPQSKIVGVSARIEDEAERLRLKTIVSEVSAQHGGFGYIIRTNAEGQPAEALAEDIAYLSRVWTVVERRGREAPPCSIIYEDLSLPLRAVRDLIRKDVEKVKVDSNETFVQLQAFVAKYMPVLAERLELYTGDRPIFDLYGVEDEIGRALNKQVPLKSGGYLVIDQTEAMTTIDVNTGSFVGQRNLEETVFRTNLEAAQAVARQLRLRNLGGIIIIDFIDMDDPEHRRQVLRTLEKALARDHAKTTVYEFSPLGLVEMTRKRTVESLERQLSETCGQCGGRGTIKTAETVTYEIFREITRAVRQFDAARLLVIASSKVVARITDEESAAVAELEEFLGKSIRFQSDDQYLQEQFDVVLL; the protein is encoded by the coding sequence ATGTCGGAAGAGATCTTGGTCAACGTCACCCCGCGCGAAACCCGCGTGGCGGTGATCGAGAACGGCATGCTGCAGGAGCTGCATATCGAGCGCGGTTGGCGCCGGGGCGTGGTCGGCAACATCTACAAGGGCAAGGTGCAGCGGGTGATGCCCGGCATGCAGGCGGCATTCGTCGAGGTCGGGCTGGAGCGTGCGGCGTTCCTGCACGCCAACGACGTGGTGCGCCCGGCACCGGCACCGGCCAGCGTGGTCGATACCGAAGAAACCCCGATCCCGCCGCCGCCGGCCGCAGCGGTGCCGATCGTGGAGCTGCTGCGCGACGGGCAGGACATCGTGGTGCAGGTGGTCAAGGACCCGATCGGCACCAAGGGCGCGCGGCTCACGACCCAGATCAGCATTCCCTCGCGCTACCTGGTGCTGCTGCCGCAGTCCAAGATCGTCGGGGTGTCGGCACGGATCGAGGACGAGGCCGAGCGGCTGCGCCTGAAGACCATCGTCAGCGAGGTGTCGGCCCAGCACGGCGGCTTCGGCTACATCATCCGCACCAATGCCGAGGGCCAGCCAGCCGAGGCGCTGGCCGAGGACATCGCGTATCTGTCGCGGGTGTGGACGGTGGTCGAGCGGCGCGGGCGCGAAGCGCCGCCGTGCAGCATCATCTATGAGGACCTGAGCCTGCCGTTGCGGGCGGTGCGCGACCTGATCCGCAAGGACGTGGAAAAGGTCAAGGTCGACTCCAACGAAACCTTCGTGCAGCTGCAGGCCTTCGTGGCCAAGTACATGCCGGTGCTGGCCGAGCGGCTGGAGCTGTACACCGGCGACCGGCCGATCTTCGACCTGTACGGGGTCGAGGACGAGATCGGCCGCGCCTTGAACAAGCAGGTGCCACTCAAGTCCGGCGGCTATCTGGTGATCGACCAGACCGAAGCGATGACCACCATCGACGTCAACACCGGTTCGTTCGTCGGCCAGCGCAATCTCGAAGAAACCGTGTTCCGCACCAACCTGGAAGCCGCGCAGGCGGTGGCGCGGCAGCTGCGGCTGCGCAACCTGGGCGGGATCATCATCATCGACTTCATCGACATGGACGATCCCGAGCACCGCCGCCAGGTGCTGCGCACCCTGGAAAAGGCGCTGGCACGCGACCACGCCAAGACCACGGTGTACGAGTTCTCGCCGCTGGGCCTGGTGGAAATGACCCGCAAGCGCACCGTCGAGAGCCTGGAGCGGCAGCTGTCGGAAACCTGCGGCCAGTGCGGCGGGCGCGGCACCATCAAGACCGCAGAAACGGTGACCTACGAAATCTTCCGCGAGATCACCCGTGCAGTGCGCCAGTTCGATGCCGCAAGGCTGCTGGTGATCGCCTCGTCCAAGGTGGTCGCACGCATCACCGACGAAGAATCCGCAGCGGTGGCCGAGCTGGAAGAATTCCTGGGCAAGAGCATCCGTTTCCAGTCCGACGATCAGTATCTGCAGGAGCAGTTCGACGTGGTGCTGCTGTGA
- a CDS encoding SIMPL domain-containing protein, which produces MRTTFKPLLLALSIAAGTAMTAHAQSASNYTIPSDGTLLNISAEAEAKRVPDIATLSAGVVTQAADSNSAMRQNAEQMSKVMTAVKAAGIADKDVQTSGINLSPQYTYKENEAPRINGYQASNTVSLKVRDISKLGKVLDTLVAQGANDINGPSFSVDQPEPAYDEARVAALKKAQTRADTYAKSLGLKVRRIVSISEGRSGGGVIRPMMMAASMRSAKAEMDTQVAPGESTLSITLDVTFELGR; this is translated from the coding sequence ATGCGTACCACCTTCAAGCCGTTGTTGCTGGCCCTGTCCATCGCTGCCGGAACCGCCATGACCGCACACGCCCAATCCGCGTCCAACTACACCATCCCCAGCGATGGCACCCTGCTCAACATCTCGGCCGAAGCCGAAGCCAAGCGCGTGCCGGATATCGCCACGTTGTCCGCAGGCGTGGTCACCCAGGCTGCCGACAGCAACTCCGCGATGCGCCAGAACGCCGAACAGATGAGCAAGGTCATGACGGCGGTAAAGGCCGCCGGCATCGCCGACAAGGACGTGCAGACCAGCGGCATCAATCTGAGCCCGCAGTACACCTATAAAGAAAACGAGGCGCCCAGGATCAACGGCTACCAGGCCAGCAACACGGTCAGCCTGAAGGTGCGCGACATCTCCAAGCTCGGCAAGGTGCTCGACACCCTGGTCGCGCAAGGCGCCAACGACATCAACGGGCCCAGCTTCTCGGTCGACCAGCCCGAGCCGGCCTACGACGAGGCCCGCGTGGCCGCACTGAAGAAAGCCCAGACCCGCGCCGACACCTATGCCAAGTCGCTGGGCCTGAAGGTGCGCCGCATCGTCAGCATCTCCGAAGGCCGCAGCGGTGGCGGCGTGATACGCCCGATGATGATGGCCGCCTCGATGCGCTCGGCCAAAGCCGAGATGGACACCCAGGTGGCGCCCGGCGAGAGCACGCTGTCGATCACGCTGGATGTGACCTTCGAACTGGGTCGCTGA
- a CDS encoding TonB-dependent receptor → MSGNVASKRTFHPASRARYARISVLALALSGAVGVLASGTAAAQSTTAGIYGSAPAAAGATVTAQSDTGFARTAIVDANGRYAIGNLPVGTYTVTLQRDGQSVETRKNIALRVGAGTDVSFGGAAAGDTATLGTITVTGKNISPVDVSATASRTVITAEQLQRLPLARSGEAIALLSPGAVQGSGYFGNAISFGGAGVTENAYYLNGYLSSNPLSNIGGVTLPFGAIDQQETYTGGYSARYGRSAGGVLSQVGKRGTNEWHFGAQTLWRPKSLSSTDKNVLYPDTAPPDGYEYSDPTLPGTLYRSRKDDRFWNTVYSAYAGGPLIEDRLFVFVAAEQERSEGVSTARRDDPVIGRNNYRIDEPKIYAKIDWNINDSNILELTGVKNNYREAGNYTDFTGYSGVDGDANGAFADTVKVNDRYYIGKYTSYITDDLTLSATYGKSRQTDFRNNPSTAPLLTNTNLQDPAITGGSEIRNNQTSSQARDGENKTRGLRIDLEYVLGSHTLTAGVDNMYFNANNEGVITTGPGFRWIYGRSSRPTSPISAALGVGPAGGNGYYAYRSVFNTATSMSVEQKAYFLEDKWQVNDKLLLTLGIRNDKFTNFNDAGAPYVTSGDQWAPRLGLSWDVFGDSSLKVYGNAGRYYLALPNSVAIRGASPSTFTREYFTYTGIDAQGSPTGLTPVAVDPSAGFSCSGNIVSSNLECGQAPDAAGIAATDLKSMYQDEFMLGFDKTLGESWVTGAKATYRTLGATIDDVCDADRMRTKLTASGIDPSTVNVPGCIIFNPGETNSFSLANLNGSGRTSVSMSPSDWGFDKEAKRTYLAVDLFLQHPFDGKWEGRIDYTWSRNFGNTEGQIKSDIGQTDVSKTQDWDAAALMWYAGGYLANDRRHQIKIYGSYQIAPEWLIAGNIRVLSGTPKSCLGYVSINGISEDSDAGDPVGYGSSYHTCNGQPSRPGDAGRLPWTKIVDLGLTYRPAFAGNKLAMTLQAFNIFNERKPLQVDSTWEDDTFTLSNTYNMGRFFTQPRYAMFSVSYDY, encoded by the coding sequence ATGTCCGGCAACGTTGCTTCAAAGCGCACCTTCCATCCAGCGTCGCGGGCACGTTATGCCCGCATCAGCGTGCTTGCGCTCGCGCTGAGCGGCGCCGTCGGCGTGCTGGCCTCAGGCACTGCCGCCGCTCAAAGCACCACTGCGGGTATTTACGGCAGCGCGCCCGCTGCCGCCGGTGCAACGGTCACGGCACAAAGCGATACCGGCTTTGCCCGGACCGCGATCGTCGATGCCAACGGGCGCTACGCGATCGGCAATCTTCCCGTCGGCACTTACACGGTCACCTTGCAACGCGACGGACAATCCGTAGAGACACGCAAGAACATCGCCCTGCGCGTCGGCGCGGGCACCGATGTGTCCTTCGGCGGCGCTGCCGCTGGCGACACCGCCACCCTGGGCACGATCACCGTGACCGGCAAGAACATCTCGCCGGTGGATGTGTCCGCCACCGCCTCGCGCACCGTGATTACCGCCGAGCAGTTGCAGCGTTTGCCGCTGGCGCGCTCTGGCGAAGCCATTGCACTGCTGTCGCCAGGAGCCGTGCAGGGCAGCGGCTATTTCGGCAATGCGATTTCCTTCGGCGGCGCTGGTGTGACCGAAAACGCCTATTACCTCAACGGCTATCTCAGCTCCAATCCGCTTTCCAACATCGGTGGCGTCACCTTGCCGTTCGGCGCGATCGACCAGCAGGAAACCTATACCGGCGGCTACAGCGCCCGTTACGGGCGTTCGGCCGGCGGCGTACTCAGCCAGGTCGGCAAACGCGGCACCAACGAATGGCATTTCGGCGCGCAGACCCTGTGGCGCCCGAAGTCGCTCTCCAGCACGGACAAGAACGTGCTGTATCCCGACACTGCGCCGCCGGACGGGTACGAATATAGCGACCCCACCCTGCCCGGCACCCTGTACCGCAGCCGCAAGGACGACCGGTTCTGGAACACGGTCTACAGCGCCTATGCCGGCGGCCCGCTGATCGAGGACCGCCTGTTCGTGTTTGTGGCTGCAGAACAGGAACGCAGCGAAGGCGTTTCCACGGCGCGTCGGGACGACCCGGTCATCGGCCGCAACAACTACCGCATCGATGAACCCAAGATCTACGCCAAGATCGACTGGAACATAAACGACAGCAACATCCTCGAACTGACGGGGGTCAAGAACAACTACCGCGAGGCCGGCAATTACACCGACTTCACCGGCTACTCCGGCGTCGACGGCGACGCCAACGGCGCATTCGCCGATACGGTCAAGGTCAACGACCGCTATTACATCGGCAAGTACACCAGCTACATCACCGACGATCTCACATTGAGCGCCACCTACGGCAAGAGCCGTCAGACCGATTTCCGCAACAACCCCAGCACCGCACCGCTGCTGACCAACACCAATCTGCAGGACCCGGCCATCACCGGTGGCAGCGAGATCCGCAACAACCAGACCTCCAGCCAGGCGCGCGATGGCGAAAACAAGACGCGCGGTCTGCGCATCGACCTGGAATATGTGTTGGGCAGCCACACCCTCACTGCAGGTGTGGACAACATGTATTTCAATGCCAACAACGAAGGCGTCATCACCACCGGCCCGGGCTTCCGCTGGATCTATGGGCGCTCGTCGCGCCCCACCTCGCCCATCAGCGCTGCGCTGGGCGTGGGTCCGGCCGGTGGCAATGGCTACTACGCCTATCGCTCCGTGTTCAATACCGCGACCAGTATGTCGGTCGAGCAAAAGGCCTACTTCCTCGAAGACAAATGGCAGGTCAACGACAAGCTGCTGCTGACGCTGGGTATCCGCAACGACAAGTTCACCAACTTCAACGACGCGGGTGCGCCTTACGTGACCAGTGGCGATCAGTGGGCACCGCGCCTGGGGCTGAGCTGGGACGTGTTCGGCGACTCCTCGCTCAAGGTCTACGGCAATGCCGGTCGCTACTACCTGGCGTTGCCTAACAGCGTGGCCATCCGTGGCGCATCGCCGTCCACGTTTACGCGCGAATACTTCACCTACACCGGCATCGATGCGCAGGGCAGCCCGACCGGGCTGACGCCGGTCGCGGTCGATCCATCCGCCGGATTCTCCTGCTCGGGCAACATCGTCTCCTCCAATCTGGAATGCGGTCAGGCACCGGATGCCGCCGGCATCGCCGCCACCGACCTGAAGTCGATGTACCAGGACGAGTTCATGCTCGGCTTCGACAAGACCCTGGGCGAGAGTTGGGTCACCGGTGCCAAGGCGACCTACCGCACGCTCGGCGCCACCATCGACGACGTCTGCGATGCCGACCGGATGCGCACCAAACTGACTGCATCGGGTATCGATCCGAGCACCGTCAACGTGCCCGGCTGCATCATCTTCAACCCCGGCGAAACCAACTCCTTCAGTCTGGCCAACCTCAACGGCTCCGGCCGCACCTCGGTGTCGATGTCGCCCTCGGACTGGGGCTTCGACAAGGAGGCCAAGCGCACCTATCTGGCAGTGGACCTGTTCCTGCAGCATCCATTCGATGGCAAATGGGAAGGCCGCATCGATTACACCTGGTCGCGCAACTTCGGCAATACCGAAGGCCAGATCAAATCCGATATCGGCCAGACCGATGTCTCCAAGACCCAGGACTGGGATGCCGCTGCGCTGATGTGGTACGCAGGTGGCTACCTGGCCAACGATCGTCGCCATCAGATCAAGATCTACGGCTCCTACCAGATCGCACCGGAATGGCTGATTGCAGGCAATATCCGCGTGCTGTCCGGCACGCCGAAGTCCTGCCTGGGCTATGTCAGCATCAACGGCATCAGCGAAGATTCCGATGCCGGCGACCCGGTGGGCTATGGCTCCTCCTACCACACCTGCAACGGCCAGCCGTCGCGTCCCGGCGATGCCGGCCGGTTGCCGTGGACCAAGATCGTCGACCTGGGCCTGACCTATCGCCCGGCGTTCGCCGGCAACAAGCTCGCCATGACCCTGCAGGCCTTCAACATCTTCAACGAGCGCAAGCCGCTGCAGGTGGATTCGACCTGGGAAGACGACACCTTCACCCTGTCGAACACCTACAACATGGGCAGGTTCTTCACTCAGCCGCGCTATGCCATGTTCTCGGTGTCGTACGACTACTGA
- a CDS encoding Maf-like protein: MLYLASRSPRRQELLQRLDVPFQTLELDVPELRAPAESPEQYVRRVALDKAHAGLAQVQARDPDAIVLGSDTEVVLGERVFGKPVDVDDAIAMLRVLSGRTHQVLTAVVLVCAQRAPAQVLAVSEVTFDTLGEAQIAAYAACGEPMGKAGAYAIQGRAERFISHLSGSYSGVMGLPLHHTSQLLTAFGAH, encoded by the coding sequence ATGCTCTATCTCGCCTCCCGTTCGCCACGCCGACAAGAACTGCTGCAACGCCTGGATGTGCCATTCCAGACCCTGGAACTGGATGTGCCCGAGCTGCGCGCGCCCGCTGAATCGCCCGAACAATACGTGCGGCGCGTTGCGCTGGACAAGGCGCATGCCGGCCTTGCGCAGGTGCAGGCGCGCGACCCCGATGCGATCGTGCTGGGCTCCGATACCGAAGTGGTGCTGGGTGAGCGCGTGTTCGGCAAGCCGGTCGATGTCGACGACGCGATCGCGATGCTGCGCGTGTTGTCCGGGCGCACCCACCAGGTACTCACGGCGGTGGTTCTAGTCTGCGCACAGCGCGCCCCTGCGCAGGTATTGGCGGTGTCGGAGGTGACCTTCGACACGCTCGGTGAGGCGCAGATCGCCGCGTATGCGGCCTGTGGCGAGCCCATGGGCAAGGCCGGCGCCTATGCGATCCAGGGGCGCGCAGAACGTTTTATCAGCCATTTGTCCGGCAGCTATTCCGGCGTGATGGGATTGCCGCTGCACCACACCTCGCAGTTGCTCACAGCCTTCGGAGCGCATTGA
- a CDS encoding YhdP family protein, whose product MPTPLRRRLRLFRRYAITACALAVVAVALLVGAASQALPLAEEHPQQIADWLSQRAGQPIAFDRLDTEWTRRGPLLRLDGLRIGPHGEVRVGQAEVLLAMYAGLLPGHSLTEVRLRGLALTLQRSDDGVWSVQGLPSGKRSDPLEALRRLGEIQLAEARLKVNAPSIGLDTALPRIDLRLRVSGSTVKVGSRSWIDLKRAPLTAVLQFDRDSGDGSAYAQADPADLAAWASLLQVGGMRVDGGGGRLQAWAQLRARRITGVTVDADLTQIALSGEPLPDETARRTLRWERLQARARWHTIDGGWRLDAPVLRLGQAAALQHLDGLSIAGGRHYAVVARQGEVSGLIAAAALSDQLSPALRRWLTLSKPQLRVADLQIAGEQGGAVRAQGQIEELGFLPVGNSPGISGLRGRIDGDAQGGELETAPDATVRFDWPTGFGVVHEIQLAGKIVGWREGAGWQVATPALRVQARDYGANVRGGLWFQNDGSRPRMQLAAQLDDVALPVARKFWIRSKMSKAAIDWLDMAVAGGVVTGGTGLVSGDLDQWPFDDNDGRFEAFGQIREGTIRFSPDWPAMDQVQADLRFVGNGFSLQGSGDLAGTPIAQLDAGIPSFKTSELYVRASTQADAAQLLGMLRKSPLEQRYGDTLRNLSVSGPATVRFDLLRPLRTNGVGGHLQGTVALQGAKLADARWNLAFDQVSGQAEYRDSGFAAEHLSVQHQGRTGELALRAGGFVQDPRQAFEARFGATVDVKELFDRAPQMEWLRPYVHGSAPWQVGVDVPLPTPGQADAQALLTLRSELVGTTLDLPAPLDKAASQPLDTQVKLALPVGDGDIDVAFGKLVALKASSHGDQTGVRVVMGTDTVTERPPANGLVVTGRTASLDAIDWISLARGSSDSDADMPPLPGQPATPRKDAVPLQQVDVQADRLLMIGGVFPQTRLRLRPTRDAVAVTLDGPSLAGQLTVPNADGGIVQGKLSTVRWQPVADAPEPAAPEPGDPLAGALPEPARRAVAEFDPVSIPPLALDIDDLRVGKMTLGAAILRSSRLTDGMQVDQLQLRSDDQSIGLTGAWRGKGDAASTRLSARVDSRNLGNLLQNLTLGGQLRGGEGQLELNAGWQGSPTGFALGSLDGNLKVDVRNGQLLEVDPGAGRVLGLLSVAQLPRRLMFDFRDFFSKGLAFNTLDGEVRFGDGFARTDAIRIAGPAAEIAIRGQTDLRAQTFDQTVDVNPKAGNLLTVVGAVAGGPVGAAVGAAANAVLGKPLGAIGAKTYHVTGPWKDPQVDVVEREARERAPSKPVPAGKPAAPPR is encoded by the coding sequence ATGCCCACCCCGCTGCGCCGCCGTCTGCGCCTGTTCCGCCGCTATGCGATCACTGCCTGCGCGCTCGCGGTGGTGGCGGTCGCGTTGCTGGTGGGCGCGGCGAGCCAGGCATTGCCGTTGGCCGAGGAGCACCCGCAGCAGATCGCCGACTGGTTGAGTCAGCGCGCCGGGCAGCCGATCGCCTTCGATCGTCTGGACACCGAGTGGACCCGGCGTGGCCCGCTGCTGCGGCTGGACGGTTTGCGGATCGGCCCGCATGGCGAGGTGCGTGTGGGCCAGGCGGAGGTACTGCTGGCGATGTACGCCGGCTTGTTGCCTGGGCATTCGTTGACCGAGGTGCGCCTGCGCGGGTTGGCGCTGACCCTGCAACGCAGCGACGACGGCGTGTGGTCTGTGCAGGGCCTGCCGAGCGGGAAGCGTTCCGACCCGCTGGAGGCATTGCGTCGGCTTGGCGAGATCCAGCTGGCCGAGGCGCGGCTGAAGGTGAACGCGCCATCGATCGGCCTGGACACCGCCTTGCCGCGGATCGACCTGCGTCTGCGCGTGAGCGGTTCGACGGTCAAGGTGGGCAGCCGTAGCTGGATCGATCTCAAGCGTGCCCCGCTGACCGCAGTCCTGCAATTCGACCGCGACAGCGGCGACGGCAGTGCTTATGCGCAGGCCGATCCTGCCGATCTGGCCGCATGGGCGTCGCTGCTGCAGGTAGGCGGCATGCGCGTGGACGGTGGCGGTGGGCGCCTGCAGGCCTGGGCGCAGCTGCGTGCCCGCCGTATCACTGGGGTCACCGTCGATGCCGATCTCACCCAGATTGCGCTGTCCGGCGAGCCGTTGCCGGACGAAACCGCGCGCCGCACGCTGCGCTGGGAGCGCCTGCAGGCACGTGCGCGCTGGCACACCATCGACGGCGGCTGGCGGCTGGATGCACCGGTGCTGCGGCTGGGCCAGGCGGCCGCGCTGCAGCATCTGGACGGGCTGAGCATCGCCGGCGGGCGGCACTATGCGGTGGTTGCCAGGCAGGGCGAAGTCTCCGGCCTGATTGCCGCTGCCGCATTGAGCGATCAACTGTCGCCTGCGCTGCGCCGCTGGTTGACCCTGTCCAAACCGCAGCTGCGTGTGGCCGATCTTCAGATCGCCGGCGAGCAGGGGGGCGCCGTGCGTGCGCAGGGGCAGATCGAAGAACTCGGTTTCCTGCCGGTGGGCAATTCGCCCGGAATCAGCGGTTTGCGCGGCCGCATCGACGGCGACGCACAGGGCGGCGAGCTGGAAACCGCGCCGGACGCCACGGTGCGCTTCGACTGGCCCACCGGCTTTGGCGTGGTGCATGAGATTCAACTGGCCGGCAAGATCGTCGGCTGGCGCGAAGGTGCGGGCTGGCAGGTCGCCACCCCGGCCCTGCGCGTGCAGGCCAGGGACTACGGCGCCAACGTGCGCGGCGGGCTGTGGTTCCAGAACGATGGCAGCCGTCCGCGCATGCAACTGGCCGCGCAACTGGACGATGTAGCGTTGCCGGTGGCGCGCAAGTTCTGGATCCGCTCCAAGATGAGCAAGGCGGCCATCGACTGGCTGGACATGGCCGTGGCCGGCGGCGTGGTCACCGGTGGCACCGGCCTGGTCAGCGGCGATCTGGACCAGTGGCCGTTCGACGACAACGACGGGCGCTTCGAGGCGTTCGGGCAGATCCGCGAGGGCACGATTCGCTTCAGTCCGGACTGGCCGGCGATGGACCAGGTGCAGGCCGATCTGCGCTTCGTCGGCAATGGATTTTCGTTGCAGGGCAGCGGCGATCTGGCCGGCACCCCGATCGCGCAGCTGGACGCCGGCATTCCCAGCTTCAAGACCTCCGAGCTGTATGTGCGCGCTTCCACCCAGGCCGATGCGGCGCAACTGCTGGGCATGTTGCGCAAGAGCCCGCTGGAGCAACGTTATGGCGATACCTTGCGCAACCTCAGCGTGTCCGGCCCGGCGACGGTGCGCTTCGATTTGCTGCGCCCGTTGCGCACCAACGGCGTGGGTGGCCATCTGCAGGGCACGGTGGCGTTGCAGGGCGCAAAGTTGGCCGACGCGCGCTGGAATCTGGCCTTCGACCAGGTCAGCGGGCAGGCCGAGTATCGCGACAGCGGATTTGCGGCCGAGCATCTGAGCGTGCAGCACCAGGGCCGCACCGGCGAGTTGGCGCTGCGTGCCGGTGGCTTTGTGCAGGACCCCAGGCAGGCCTTCGAGGCGCGCTTTGGCGCCACCGTGGATGTCAAGGAATTGTTCGACCGCGCCCCGCAGATGGAGTGGCTGCGCCCCTACGTGCATGGCAGCGCGCCATGGCAGGTGGGCGTGGATGTGCCGCTGCCGACGCCGGGGCAGGCCGATGCGCAGGCGCTGCTGACGCTGCGCTCGGAGCTGGTGGGCACCACGCTGGACCTGCCCGCGCCGCTGGACAAGGCCGCCTCCCAACCGCTGGACACGCAGGTCAAGCTGGCCCTGCCGGTCGGCGATGGCGATATCGATGTGGCCTTCGGCAAGCTGGTGGCGCTCAAGGCCAGCAGCCATGGCGACCAGACCGGCGTGCGCGTGGTGATGGGCACCGACACGGTGACCGAGCGTCCGCCGGCCAACGGACTGGTGGTGACCGGCCGTACCGCCTCGCTGGACGCGATCGACTGGATCAGCCTGGCGCGCGGCAGCAGCGATAGCGATGCGGACATGCCACCGCTGCCGGGTCAGCCGGCCACGCCCAGGAAGGATGCTGTACCGCTGCAACAGGTGGACGTGCAGGCGGATAGGCTGCTGATGATCGGCGGCGTGTTTCCGCAGACCCGGCTGCGGCTGCGCCCGACCCGCGATGCGGTGGCGGTCACGTTGGATGGTCCCTCGCTGGCCGGCCAACTCACCGTGCCCAACGCCGACGGCGGCATCGTGCAGGGCAAGCTCAGCACCGTGCGCTGGCAGCCGGTGGCCGATGCGCCCGAGCCTGCGGCCCCCGAGCCCGGCGACCCGCTGGCCGGTGCCCTGCCGGAACCGGCACGCCGCGCGGTCGCCGAGTTCGACCCGGTCTCGATCCCGCCGCTGGCGCTGGATATCGACGACCTGCGCGTGGGCAAGATGACCCTGGGTGCGGCGATCCTGCGCAGTAGCCGGCTCACCGACGGCATGCAGGTGGATCAGCTGCAGCTGCGCTCGGACGACCAGAGCATCGGCCTGACCGGCGCCTGGCGCGGCAAGGGCGATGCCGCCAGCACGCGGCTGTCGGCACGTGTGGATAGCCGCAACCTCGGCAACCTGCTGCAGAACCTCACCCTGGGCGGCCAGTTGCGTGGCGGCGAAGGCCAACTGGAACTCAACGCCGGCTGGCAGGGGTCGCCGACCGGCTTTGCGCTCGGCTCGCTGGACGGCAACCTGAAGGTGGATGTCCGCAACGGCCAGCTGCTGGAAGTGGATCCGGGTGCCGGCCGCGTGCTGGGCCTGCTCAGCGTGGCGCAGTTGCCGCGCCGGCTGATGTTCGACTTCCGCGATTTCTTCTCCAAGGGCCTGGCCTTCAACACGCTGGACGGGGAGGTGCGCTTCGGCGACGGTTTTGCGCGCACCGACGCCATCCGCATCGCAGGCCCCGCGGCCGAGATCGCCATCCGCGGCCAGACCGATCTGCGCGCGCAGACCTTCGACCAGACCGTGGATGTGAACCCCAAGGCCGGCAACCTGCTGACCGTGGTCGGTGCAGTGGCCGGCGGGCCGGTGGGTGCGGCGGTGGGCGCGGCCGCCAACGCCGTGCTCGGCAAGCCGCTGGGCGCGATCGGCGCCAAGACCTACCACGTCACCGGGCCATGGAAGGACCCGCAGGTGGACGTGGTCGAGCGCGAAGCGCGCGAGCGTGCGCCGAGCAAACCTGTGCCAGCTGGCAAGCCCGCCGCGCCGCCGCGCTGA